In Panthera leo isolate Ple1 chromosome B3, P.leo_Ple1_pat1.1, whole genome shotgun sequence, a single genomic region encodes these proteins:
- the ADSS1 gene encoding adenylosuccinate synthetase isozyme 1 isoform X2 — MFPTLEVDVEGQLKRLKGFAERIRPMVRDGVYFMYEALHGTPKKILVEGANAALLDIDFGTYPFVTSSNCTVGGVCTGLGIPPQNIGEVYGVVKAYTTRVGIGAFPTEQINEIGDLLQSRGHEWGVTTGRKRRCGWLDLMILRYAHMVNGFTALALTKLDILDALDEVKVGVSYKLNGKRIPYFPANQEILQKVEVEYETLPGWKADTTGARKWEDLPPQAQNYIRFVENHVGVAVKWVGVGKSRDSMIQLF; from the exons ATGTTCCCCACCCTGGAAGTGGATGTTGAAGGTCAACTCAAAAGGCTCAAG gGCTTTGCTGAGCGGATCCGACCCATGGTCCGAGACGGCGTCTACTTTATGTACGAGGCACTCCACGGCACCCCCAAAAAGATCCTCGTGGAAGGTGCCAACGCAGCCCTCCTTGACATTGATTTCG GGACCTACCCTTTTGTGACATCATCCAACTGCACCGTGGGCGGCGTGTGCACGGGCCTGGGCATCCCGCCACAGAACATAGGCGAGGTCTACGGCGTGGTGAAGGCCTACACCACACGCGTGGGCATCGGCGCCTTCCCCACCGAGCAGATCAAC GAAATCGGGGACCTGCTACAGAGCCGTGGCCACGAGTGGGGGGTGACCACGGGCAGGAAGAGGCGCTGTGGCTGGTTGGACCTGATGATTCTGCGATACGCGCACATGGTCAACGGCTTTACCGC GCTGGCCTTAACAAAGCTGGACATCCTGGATGCCCTGGACGAGGTCAAAGTCGGTGTGTCGTACAAGCTGAACGGGAAGAGGATCCCCTATTTCCCAG CTAACCAGGAGATACTGCAGAAGGTCGAGGTCGAATATGAAACACTGCCTGGGTGGAAGGCGGACACCACGGGCGCCAGGAAGTGGGAGGACCTCCCCCCGCAGGCCCAGAACTACATCCGGTTCGTGGAGAATCACGTCGGAGTGGCAG TGAAATGGGTTGGTGTCGGCAAATCAAGAGATTCCATGATCCAGCTGTTTTAG
- the SIVA1 gene encoding apoptosis regulatory protein Siva isoform X2, with protein sequence MPKRGCTFADAAPLQLKVRVGQRELSRGVCAERYSREIFEKTKQLLFRGAQAYMDHLWEEGCAIVDLPESPKPGPTEALGTPRGQMLIGPDGRLTRSRAQASEADPSGAATRACSSCVRAVDGKAACGQCERALCGRCVRICCSCGAVACALCTLVDCGDVQETVLCGSCATFEA encoded by the exons ATGCCCAAGCGGGGCTGTACTTTCGCGGACGCGGCCCCGCTGCAGCTGAAGGTCCGCGTTGGCCAGAGGGAGCTGAGCCGCGGCGTATGCGCCGAGCGGTACTCGCGGGAGATCTTCG AGAAAACCAAGCAGCTCCTTTTTCGAGGGGCCCAGGCCTATATGGACCACTTGTGGGAGGAAGGCTGTGCCATCGTTGACCTGCCAGAGTCCCCGAAGCCTGGCCCCACAGAGGCCCTTGGGACCCCCCGTGGGCAGATGCTGATCGGACCGGATGGCCGACTGACCAGGAGCCGAGCCCAGGCCTCCGAAGCTG ACCCGTCCGGGGCAGCGACCAGGGCCTGCTCCTCGTGCGTGCGAGCCGTGGACGGGAAGGCGGCGTGTGGCCAGTGTGAGCGCGCCCTGTGTGGGCGGTGCGTGCGAATCTGCTGCAGCTGCGGGGCTGTGGCCTGCGCGCTGTGCACCCTTGTGGA CTGTGGTGACGTTCAGGAGACGGTGCTCTGTGGCAGCTGTGCCACGTTCGAGGCCTGA
- the SIVA1 gene encoding apoptosis regulatory protein Siva isoform X1 has protein sequence MPKRGCTFADAAPLQLKVRVGQRELSRGVCAERYSREIFEKTKQLLFRGAQAYMDHLWEEGCAIVDLPESPKPGPTEALGTPRGQMLIGPDGRLTRSRAQASEAAVVTFRRRCSVAAVPRSRPEGRERTTAFLDGRAGGDAEGPWGAGVSILYFVLRAEANKPLCIWTRGLAEQFWGVAFWRPLCLLPHLVRGKRASRVCGFQPLQPAVVREDRLYSSWPRCQSGSALVSQTVPHVSPSGCPRGRGSR, from the exons ATGCCCAAGCGGGGCTGTACTTTCGCGGACGCGGCCCCGCTGCAGCTGAAGGTCCGCGTTGGCCAGAGGGAGCTGAGCCGCGGCGTATGCGCCGAGCGGTACTCGCGGGAGATCTTCG AGAAAACCAAGCAGCTCCTTTTTCGAGGGGCCCAGGCCTATATGGACCACTTGTGGGAGGAAGGCTGTGCCATCGTTGACCTGCCAGAGTCCCCGAAGCCTGGCCCCACAGAGGCCCTTGGGACCCCCCGTGGGCAGATGCTGATCGGACCGGATGGCCGACTGACCAGGAGCCGAGCCCAGGCCTCCGAAGCTG CTGTGGTGACGTTCAGGAGACGGTGCTCTGTGGCAGCTGTGCCACGTTCGAGGCCTGAGGGCCGGGAGCGGACGACAGCCTTCCTGGACGGCCGCGCCGGTGGCGACGCCGAGGgaccctggggggcgggggtgtctattttatattttgtactgAGAGCGGAAGCGAATAAACCCCTTTGTATTTGGACCAGAGGCCTCGCTGAACAGTTCTGGGGTGTGGCCTTCTGGAGACCTCTGTGCCTGCTCCCCCATCTTGTACGTGGGAAACGGGCGTCCAGGGTCTGCGGTTTCCAGCCCTTGCAGCCAgcagtggtgagagaggacagaCTCTACAGTTCGTGGCCAcggtgccagagtggctcagcgTTGGTGTCCCAGACTGTCCCTCACGTGTCCCCATCTGGGTGCCCGCGTGGTCGCGGCTCCCGGTGA
- the AKT1 gene encoding RAC-alpha serine/threonine-protein kinase: MNDVAIVKEGWLHKRGEYIKTWRPRYFLLKNDGTFIGYKERPQDVEQRESPLNNFSVAQCQLMKTERPRPNTFIIRCLQWTTVIERTFHVETPEEREEWTTAIQTVADGLKRQEEEMMDFRSGSPSDNSGAEEMEVSLAKPKHRVTMNEFEYLKLLGKGTFGKVILVKEKATGRYYAMKILKKEVIVAKDEVAHTLTENRVLQNSRHPFLTALKYSFQTHDRLCFVMEYANGGELFFHLSRERVFPEDRARFYGAEIVSALDYLHSEKNVVYRDLKLENLMLDKDGHIKITDFGLCKEGIKDGATMKTFCGTPEYLAPEVLEDNDYGRAVDWWGLGVVMYEMLCGRLPFYNQDHEKLFELILMEELRFPRTLSPEAKSLLSGLLKKDPKQRLGGGAEDAKEIMQHRFFASIVWQDVYEKKLSPPFKPQVTSETDTRYFDEEFTAQMITITPPDQGDSVEGEDSERRPHFPQFSYSASGTA; the protein is encoded by the exons GGGAATACATCAAGACCTGGCGGCCCCGGTACTTCCTCCTCAAGAACGACGGCACCTTCATCGGCTACAAGGAGCGGCCACAGGACGTGGAGCAGAGAGAGTCCCCGCTCAACAACTTCTCTGTGGCGC agtGTCAGCTGATGAAGACGGAGCGGCCCAGGCCCAACACCTTCATCATCCGCTGCCTGCAGTGGACCACGGTCATCGAGCGTACCTTCCACGTGGAGACCCCCGAGGAGCG GGAGGAGTGGACCACCGCCATCCAGACGGTGGCCGACGGGCTcaagaggcaggaggaggaaatgaTGGACTTCCGGTCGGGCTCGCCCAGCGACAACTCGGGGGCCGAGGAGATGGAGGTGTCCCTGGCCAAGCCCAAGCACCGCGTG ACCATGAACGAGTTTGAGTACCTGAAGCTGCTGGGGAAAGGCACGTTCGGGAAGGTGATCCTGGTGAAGGAGAAGGCCACGGGTCGCTACTACGCCATGAAGATCCTCAAGAAGGAGGTCATCGTGGCCAAG GATGAGGTGGCCCACACGCTCACGGAGAACCGCGTTCTCCAGAACTCTCGGCACCCTTTCCTTACG GCCCTGAAGTACTCCTTCCAGACCCACGACCGTCTCTGCTTCGTCATGGAGTATGCCAACGGGGGCGAG CTCTTCTTCCACCTGTCCCGGGAGCGGGTCTTCCCCGAGGACCGTGCGCGCTTCTACGGCGCCGAGATCGTGTCCGCCCTGGACTACCTGCACTCCGAGAAGAACGTGGTCTACCGTGACCTCAAG CTGGAGAACCTCATGCTGGACAAGGACGGGCACATCAAGATCACCGACTTCGGCCTGTGCAAGGAGGGCATCAAGGACGGTGCCACCATGAAGACCTTCTGTGGGACGCCCGAGTACCTGGCCCCCGAG GTGCTGGAGGACAACGACTACGGCCGCGCGGTCGACTGGTGGGGGCTGGGCGTGGTCATGTACGAGATGCTGTGCGGCCGCCTGCCCTTCTACAACCAGGACCACGAGAAGCTCTTCGAGCTCATCCTCATGGAGGAGCTCCGCTTCCCGCGCACGCTCAGCCCCGAGGCCAAGTCCCTGCTGTCGGGGCTGCTCAAGAAGGACCCTAAGCAGAG GCTGGGAGGGGGCGCCGAGGACGCCAAGGAGATCATGCAGCACCGCTTTTTCGCCAGCATCGTGTGGCAGGACGTGTACGAGAAGAAG CTCAGTCCGCCCTTCAAGCCCCAGGTCACCTCAGAGACGGACACCAGGTATTTTGATGAGGAGTTCACGGCCCAGATGATCACCATCACGCCCCCCGACCAAG GCGACAGCGTGGAGGGCGAGGACAGCGAGCGGAGGCCCCACTTCCCACAGTTCTCCTACTCCGCCAGCGGCACGGCCTGA